From one Rhodovulum sp. ES.010 genomic stretch:
- a CDS encoding GNAT family N-acetyltransferase, which yields MEIRQACPSDMARLDAGLRALAADLGDPYLATPEMLAAACDPDEGFAAALLAHHGPALAGLALVSPIFSTLRGAAGLYVSDLWLAAPARGQGLGRRLLAEAARIGAARWQARFLKLGVYDDNPGAAAFYARLGFTFHPREHTATLDPDAFDALTGARP from the coding sequence ATGGAAATCCGGCAGGCCTGCCCGTCCGACATGGCCCGGCTCGACGCGGGGCTCCGGGCGCTGGCCGCCGATCTGGGCGACCCCTACCTTGCGACGCCCGAGATGTTGGCCGCCGCCTGCGACCCGGACGAAGGCTTCGCCGCCGCGCTGCTGGCCCACCACGGCCCCGCGCTGGCCGGCCTCGCGCTCGTCTCGCCGATCTTCTCCACGCTCCGGGGCGCGGCGGGGCTTTACGTCTCCGACCTCTGGCTTGCCGCACCGGCGCGGGGGCAGGGGCTCGGCCGCCGCCTGCTGGCCGAGGCCGCGCGGATCGGGGCGGCGCGCTGGCAGGCACGCTTCCTCAAGCTCGGGGTCTATGACGACAACCCCGGCGCGGCCGCCTTCTACGCCCGGCTCGGCTTCACCTTCCATCCGCGCGAACACACCGCCACGCTCGACCCCGACGCCTTCGACGCCCTGACCGGAGCCCGCCCGTGA
- a CDS encoding branched-chain amino acid ABC transporter permease: protein METPAIFWGVVLWMILWGVLGSMALRRRYLARDLDTTNANFVGAMAGAALGPVGVGLLWARTPALTGRIIVALGLLAVVVIAAAFAFADPGNNCVTNGSFVASQIANGLIIGIIYGFMALGLTLIFSILGVVSFAHGEFYMIGGMLVYYITVVWLPGVPPLVGVLGACAIAFVVGAVFERLMLTPMYDGRVDRPVEYGILATFGLAFTIQYFVQALHGANPVKVQRYIDFPRLRWPEEADPHWIATSRGNLTLFDTISVSNPRFVAAVTCILVLLALLYLLHRTWTGRALRAVSQDREAAAIAGIDPDRMNMLAFALGGMIAALAGALLVQAFSWLPQVGAIPAMRSFVIVVLGGLGSLPGAFIGGIMVGMVEAAGTGCIPDAQKAASYIPAYGMIVLTLTLLLRPTGMFGRRYASGSHGAF from the coding sequence GTGGAAACACCGGCCATCTTCTGGGGTGTCGTCCTGTGGATGATCCTCTGGGGCGTTCTGGGCAGCATGGCGCTGAGGCGCCGCTACCTCGCCCGCGATCTCGACACCACCAACGCCAATTTCGTCGGCGCGATGGCGGGCGCCGCGCTCGGCCCCGTGGGCGTGGGGCTTCTCTGGGCGCGCACGCCCGCGCTGACCGGGCGGATCATCGTGGCGCTCGGGCTTCTGGCGGTGGTGGTCATCGCCGCGGCCTTCGCCTTTGCCGATCCCGGCAACAACTGCGTGACCAACGGCTCCTTCGTCGCCAGCCAGATCGCCAACGGGCTGATCATCGGCATCATCTACGGCTTCATGGCGCTGGGGCTGACGCTGATCTTCTCGATCCTCGGCGTGGTCAGCTTCGCCCATGGCGAGTTCTACATGATCGGCGGCATGCTGGTCTATTACATCACCGTGGTCTGGCTGCCCGGCGTGCCGCCGCTGGTGGGCGTGCTCGGCGCCTGCGCCATCGCCTTCGTGGTCGGCGCGGTGTTCGAGCGGCTGATGCTCACGCCGATGTATGACGGCCGCGTGGATCGCCCCGTGGAATACGGCATCCTCGCGACCTTCGGGCTCGCCTTCACGATCCAGTATTTCGTCCAGGCGTTGCACGGCGCGAACCCCGTCAAGGTGCAGCGCTATATCGACTTCCCGCGCTTGCGCTGGCCCGAGGAGGCCGATCCGCACTGGATCGCGACCAGCCGCGGAAACCTGACGCTTTTCGACACGATCTCGGTCTCGAACCCCCGTTTCGTGGCCGCGGTGACCTGCATTCTTGTCCTTCTGGCCCTTCTCTACCTGTTGCACCGCACCTGGACCGGCCGCGCGCTGCGCGCCGTCTCCCAGGACCGCGAGGCCGCCGCCATCGCCGGGATCGACCCCGACCGGATGAACATGCTGGCCTTCGCGCTGGGGGGCATGATCGCCGCGCTGGCGGGCGCGCTCTTGGTGCAGGCGTTTTCCTGGCTGCCGCAGGTCGGCGCGATCCCGGCGATGCGCTCCTTCGTGATCGTGGTGCTGGGGGGGCTCGGCTCGCTGCCCGGCGCCTTCATCGGCGGCATCATGGTCGGCATGGTCGAGGCCGCGGGGACGGGCTGCATTCCCGACGCGCAGAAGGCCGCCTCCTATATCCCGGCCTACGGGATGATCGTGCTGACGCTGACCCTTCTGCTGCGTCCCACGGGGATGTTCGGCCGGCGCTATGCCAGCGGCTCGCACGGGGCGTTCTGA
- a CDS encoding acylphosphatase gives MGDVALEIRVTGRVQGVSFRAWTQDQARALGLDGWVRNEPDGAVTALVAGPEDRVARLVEGLHSGPPAARVDRVETAPAGEEVAPGFRVTG, from the coding sequence ATGGGCGACGTCGCGCTGGAAATCAGGGTCACGGGCCGGGTGCAGGGCGTGAGTTTCCGCGCCTGGACGCAAGATCAGGCGCGGGCGCTGGGGCTGGACGGCTGGGTGCGGAACGAGCCCGACGGCGCGGTGACGGCGCTGGTCGCGGGGCCGGAGGACAGGGTGGCGCGGCTGGTCGAGGGGCTGCACTCCGGCCCGCCGGCGGCGCGCGTGGACCGGGTGGAAACCGCGCCCGCCGGGGAGGAGGTGGCGCCGGGGTTCCGCGTGACGGGCTGA
- a CDS encoding ABC transporter ATP-binding protein — MTDLPAVLEMRDLSVGYYRDLNILSDLHITARKGQITTILGANGVGKSTALKAAFGFLKPNKGDILLDGESILHLPPHQKILAGLAYIPQQPGVFKDMTVEENLQLGGWTFRGNSQAVRDGIEANYERFPALREKRRQVTGELSGGQQRMVEIGRTLMSEPKMLLVDEPTAGLSKMLAEEVYEMLSDLARKDGLTILLVDQEIRHALKIADYVYVLELGRNKYEGPVDEFDDLEKAFWVA, encoded by the coding sequence ATGACCGACCTGCCTGCGGTGCTGGAAATGCGAGATCTCTCGGTCGGATACTACCGCGACCTCAACATCCTGTCGGATCTCCACATCACCGCGCGCAAGGGGCAGATCACCACGATCCTCGGCGCCAACGGCGTGGGCAAGTCCACCGCGCTCAAGGCCGCCTTCGGGTTCCTGAAACCCAACAAGGGCGATATCCTGCTCGACGGCGAAAGCATCCTGCACCTGCCCCCGCATCAGAAGATCCTCGCCGGCCTCGCCTACATTCCGCAGCAGCCCGGCGTCTTCAAGGACATGACGGTGGAGGAGAACCTGCAGCTCGGCGGCTGGACCTTCCGCGGCAACAGTCAGGCCGTGCGCGACGGGATCGAGGCGAATTACGAACGCTTCCCCGCACTCCGCGAAAAGCGCCGCCAGGTCACCGGGGAACTCTCCGGCGGCCAGCAGCGCATGGTCGAGATCGGCCGCACGCTGATGTCCGAGCCAAAGATGCTCTTGGTGGACGAACCCACCGCGGGGCTCAGCAAGATGCTGGCCGAGGAGGTCTACGAGATGCTCTCGGATCTCGCCCGCAAGGACGGGCTGACGATCCTGCTGGTCGACCAGGAAATCCGCCACGCGCTGAAGATCGCCGATTACGTCTATGTGCTGGAACTCGGCCGCAACAAGTATGAAGGCCCGGTGGACGAGTTCGACGATCTGGAAAAGGCGTTCTGGGTGGCCTGA
- a CDS encoding 3-keto-5-aminohexanoate cleavage protein, with protein sequence MSKILITCAVTGSIHTPSMSPHLPWRPEDIVAQSIGAAEAGAAILHLHARDPEDGRPSADPAHFMGVLPDIAAGTDAVLNLSTGGSAVMGLDQRLAGPMRAEPEMCSLNMGTMNFALYPMAARHADWRFDWEEPFLTGSDDLVFKNTPRDIAHVLTEMGEKRGARFEFECYDSGHLTMLCHFVDRGLVKPPIFIQFVFGVLGGMAPLPENLTHMKRLADTYFDEDYLFSVLAAGRAQMPMATMAAGMGGHVRVGLEDNLYIARGELARSNAEQVAHVREIVERLGRTVATPDEAREMLGLKGRDKVAS encoded by the coding sequence ATGTCGAAAATCCTCATCACCTGCGCCGTCACCGGCTCGATCCACACGCCGTCGATGTCGCCGCACCTGCCCTGGCGGCCCGAGGATATCGTCGCGCAATCCATCGGGGCGGCCGAGGCCGGCGCCGCGATCCTGCACCTGCACGCCCGCGACCCCGAGGACGGCCGCCCCTCGGCCGATCCCGCGCATTTCATGGGGGTCCTGCCCGACATCGCGGCGGGCACCGACGCGGTCCTCAACCTCTCCACCGGGGGCAGCGCGGTGATGGGGCTCGACCAGCGGCTCGCCGGGCCGATGCGGGCGGAACCCGAGATGTGCTCGCTCAACATGGGCACGATGAACTTCGCGCTCTACCCGATGGCCGCCCGCCACGCCGACTGGCGCTTCGACTGGGAAGAGCCGTTCCTGACCGGCTCCGACGACCTCGTGTTCAAGAACACCCCCCGCGACATCGCCCATGTCCTGACCGAGATGGGCGAGAAGCGCGGCGCGCGGTTCGAGTTCGAATGCTACGACAGCGGCCACCTCACGATGCTCTGCCACTTCGTCGATCGCGGGCTGGTGAAACCGCCGATCTTCATCCAGTTCGTCTTCGGCGTGCTCGGCGGCATGGCGCCGCTGCCCGAGAACCTCACCCACATGAAGCGCCTGGCCGACACCTATTTCGACGAGGATTACCTGTTCTCCGTCCTCGCCGCGGGCCGCGCCCAGATGCCGATGGCGACGATGGCGGCCGGCATGGGCGGCCATGTCCGGGTCGGGCTGGAGGACAATCTCTACATCGCGCGCGGCGAACTCGCCCGCTCGAATGCCGAGCAGGTCGCCCATGTGCGCGAGATCGTCGAACGGCTGGGCCGCACCGTGGCCACCCCCGACGAGGCGCGCGAGATGCTGGGGCTCAAGGGCCGCGACAAGGTGGCGTCCTGA
- a CDS encoding branched-chain amino acid ABC transporter permease produces the protein MKKQIPNIAGALALIFFAAFPFVYSGANYDYVMHILITAFFYAILASSWSMLAGYAGQFSFGHMGFMGIGAYTTALFCHYFYITSEPTGLCREFALFGNWFVIVNPIGVTSTTLTQDCLRQAMEGWQGSVSVTPMPVLLGIVLGTVAGGLAGLLVGLLVLRLRAAYLALFTLGFSEIVKAIISAEIDITRGQAGLELPALFENGVTILGTTYDRTDKIPPYYAMFGLLLLCLAILAWLAHSRFGLFVRALREDQDAAAALGVNTTRYKVYVFTITTAMAAAAGAVQAHYVQIITPNMLFLLQMSLVVAMAVIGGIENFVAAAIGAIFLQVMLETMRTSFSIGGVEVDMTVWRLVFFGLLLMVTLRFFRNGLIAPLIERFKRAGVAEETVAKRAAATESGAGPTRAEAPR, from the coding sequence ATGAAAAAGCAGATTCCGAACATCGCCGGCGCCCTGGCCCTGATCTTCTTCGCGGCCTTTCCCTTCGTCTATTCGGGCGCGAACTACGACTATGTCATGCATATCCTCATCACCGCCTTCTTCTACGCGATCCTCGCGTCGAGCTGGTCGATGCTGGCGGGCTATGCCGGGCAGTTCTCCTTCGGCCACATGGGCTTCATGGGGATCGGCGCCTATACGACGGCGCTCTTCTGTCACTATTTCTACATCACCTCCGAACCCACCGGTCTCTGCCGCGAGTTCGCCCTCTTCGGCAACTGGTTCGTCATCGTGAACCCGATCGGGGTGACCTCGACCACGCTGACCCAGGACTGCCTGCGCCAGGCGATGGAGGGCTGGCAGGGCAGCGTCAGCGTCACCCCGATGCCGGTGCTGCTCGGCATCGTGCTGGGCACCGTTGCGGGCGGGCTCGCGGGGCTTCTGGTCGGGCTTCTGGTGCTGCGCCTGCGGGCGGCCTATCTCGCGCTCTTCACGCTGGGCTTTTCCGAAATCGTCAAGGCGATCATCTCGGCCGAGATCGACATCACCCGCGGGCAGGCGGGGCTCGAACTGCCCGCGCTTTTCGAGAACGGCGTGACGATCCTCGGCACCACCTATGACCGCACCGACAAGATCCCGCCCTATTACGCGATGTTCGGCCTGCTGCTCCTCTGCCTCGCGATCCTCGCCTGGCTCGCCCATTCGCGCTTCGGCCTCTTCGTCCGGGCGCTCCGCGAGGATCAGGACGCCGCCGCGGCGCTCGGCGTGAACACCACCCGGTACAAGGTCTACGTCTTCACCATCACCACCGCGATGGCGGCCGCCGCGGGCGCGGTGCAGGCGCATTACGTCCAGATCATCACGCCCAACATGCTGTTCCTGCTGCAGATGAGCCTCGTCGTCGCGATGGCGGTGATCGGCGGCATCGAGAACTTCGTGGCCGCCGCGATCGGCGCGATCTTCCTGCAGGTGATGCTGGAAACCATGCGCACCAGCTTCTCCATCGGCGGGGTGGAGGTCGACATGACGGTCTGGCGGCTGGTCTTCTTCGGGCTCCTGCTGATGGTGACGCTGAGGTTCTTCCGCAACGGCCTCATCGCGCCCCTGATCGAGCGGTTCAAGCGCGCCGGCGTCGCCGAGGAAACCGTGGCCAAACGCGCCGCGGCGACCGAGTCGGGCGCCGGCCCCACCCGTGCGGAGGCGCCCCGATGA
- a CDS encoding histone deacetylase family protein: protein MKAFLDDRQRAHDPQHFMANGTRLPSPEVPARVDILKAGAEAAGAVFEAPNDTGLGPIAALHTAEYLVFLQTIHTRWQRIEGASDEVIPNIHPANRTDGYPRSAVGQAGFHQADTACPIAAHTWESAYWSAQSAIAAADAVASGERAVYALSRPPGHHAFADLAGGFCFLNNSGIAADRLRDAGLRPAILDIDVHHGNGTQGIFYARGDVLTVSIHADPARFYPFFWGHAQERGEGPGRGANLNLPLARGTGDEDYLATLDTALARIRAFGADVIVVALGLDAHVDDPFQGLAVTTEGFARIAAAIAAPGLPLVIVQEGGYVTDALGANLTGFLGGVGG, encoded by the coding sequence GTGAAAGCCTTTCTCGACGACCGCCAGCGCGCCCACGACCCGCAGCATTTCATGGCCAACGGCACCCGCCTGCCCAGCCCCGAGGTGCCCGCCCGCGTCGACATCCTGAAGGCCGGCGCCGAGGCGGCAGGCGCCGTCTTCGAGGCGCCGAACGACACCGGCCTCGGCCCCATCGCCGCGCTCCATACGGCAGAATACCTGGTCTTCCTGCAAACCATCCACACCCGCTGGCAGCGGATCGAGGGCGCGTCCGACGAGGTGATCCCCAACATCCACCCGGCGAACCGGACCGACGGCTACCCGCGCTCGGCGGTGGGGCAGGCGGGCTTTCACCAGGCCGACACCGCCTGCCCGATCGCCGCCCACACCTGGGAGTCTGCCTACTGGTCGGCGCAATCGGCCATCGCGGCGGCCGATGCGGTGGCCTCCGGCGAACGCGCCGTCTACGCCCTCTCGCGCCCGCCGGGCCACCACGCCTTCGCCGACCTCGCGGGCGGCTTCTGTTTCCTGAACAATTCCGGCATCGCGGCGGACCGGCTGCGCGACGCCGGCCTGCGCCCCGCGATCCTCGATATCGACGTGCATCACGGCAACGGCACGCAAGGCATCTTCTACGCCCGTGGCGACGTGCTGACCGTCTCGATCCATGCCGACCCGGCGCGGTTCTACCCGTTCTTCTGGGGCCATGCGCAGGAACGGGGCGAGGGGCCGGGCAGGGGCGCCAACCTCAACCTGCCGCTGGCGCGCGGCACCGGCGACGAGGATTACCTCGCCACGCTGGACACCGCGCTCGCCCGCATCCGGGCCTTCGGCGCGGATGTCATCGTCGTCGCGCTCGGCCTCGACGCCCATGTCGACGACCCGTTCCAGGGGCTCGCGGTCACCACCGAAGGCTTCGCCCGCATCGCCGCCGCCATCGCCGCGCCCGGCCTGCCGCTCGTCATCGTGCAGGAGGGCGGCTATGTCACCGACGCGCTGGGCGCGAACCTCACCGGCTTCCTGGGCGGGGTGGGGGGCTAG
- a CDS encoding DUF411 domain-containing protein, translating to MRRARLPLAALMLAATAAPSLAGEAIHVMKTSGCGCCVAWMDHLEANGFAPTGENMHGGMLVQEKIAAGVPPTMTSCHTARVDGYVIEGHVPAADIQRLLAERPDAVGLSVPGMPFGSPGMGPETRREAYDVHLIRPDGTTEIFTSYAKGKG from the coding sequence ATGCGCCGTGCCCGCCTTCCCCTTGCCGCCCTGATGCTGGCGGCGACCGCCGCGCCCTCCCTCGCGGGCGAGGCGATCCACGTGATGAAGACCAGCGGCTGCGGCTGCTGCGTCGCCTGGATGGACCATCTGGAGGCCAACGGGTTCGCCCCGACCGGCGAGAACATGCATGGCGGGATGCTGGTGCAGGAGAAGATCGCCGCCGGGGTGCCGCCGACCATGACCTCGTGCCATACCGCGCGGGTCGACGGCTACGTGATCGAGGGCCATGTGCCGGCGGCGGATATCCAGCGGCTGTTGGCGGAGCGGCCCGACGCGGTGGGGCTGTCGGTGCCGGGGATGCCCTTCGGCTCGCCCGGCATGGGGCCCGAGACGCGGCGCGAAGCCTATGACGTGCACCTGATCCGGCCCGACGGCACGACCGAAATCTTCACCAGCTACGCGAAGGGCAAGGGCTAG
- a CDS encoding ABC transporter ATP-binding protein has protein sequence MIHLQVRNLQKYFGGNHVLKGVNFEINGPELIGLIGPNGAGKTTLTNVLDGAIKPSSGTVYLNEHRIDQMAPFQVARAGLGRTFQVTRSFRRMTVLENLYVPALALGHTGGKAELTEKAHEVLAFLTIDHLRNEYARALSGGQQKLLELGRLLMLNPDVIVLDEPFAGVHPKLMEVIYAYIQRVKDEGKAIILISHQMDSIFSLSERLLVLNFGDLIADGLPEDVKNDPAVIEAYLGSDEEDAA, from the coding sequence ATGATCCATCTCCAGGTCCGCAACCTGCAGAAATATTTCGGCGGCAACCATGTGCTGAAGGGCGTGAATTTCGAGATCAACGGCCCGGAACTCATCGGCCTGATCGGCCCCAACGGCGCGGGCAAGACCACGCTGACCAACGTGCTCGACGGCGCGATCAAGCCCTCCAGCGGCACGGTCTACCTCAACGAGCACCGCATCGACCAGATGGCCCCGTTCCAGGTGGCGCGCGCGGGGTTGGGGCGCACCTTCCAGGTGACGCGGTCGTTCCGCCGGATGACCGTGCTGGAAAACCTCTACGTCCCCGCGCTGGCGCTCGGCCACACGGGCGGCAAGGCGGAACTGACCGAAAAGGCCCACGAGGTGCTGGCCTTCCTGACCATCGACCATCTGCGCAACGAATACGCCCGCGCGCTCTCGGGCGGGCAGCAGAAGCTTCTGGAACTGGGGCGGCTGCTGATGCTGAACCCCGACGTGATCGTGCTCGACGAACCCTTCGCGGGCGTGCATCCCAAGCTGATGGAGGTGATCTACGCCTATATCCAGCGGGTCAAGGACGAGGGCAAGGCGATCATCCTGATCTCGCACCAGATGGATTCGATCTTCTCGCTGTCCGAGCGCCTCCTGGTGCTCAATTTCGGCGACCTGATCGCCGACGGCCTGCCCGAGGACGTTAAGAACGACCCGGCCGTGATCGAGGCCTATCTCGGCTCCGACGAGGAGGACGCGGCATGA
- a CDS encoding acyl-CoA dehydrogenase family protein, whose product MTRPGPRADLGTHQVENQPGAPGDRDLWADDPALRATFARAGAETGALAAYGRALGREEMREAGREANRHVPELVGFDAGGRRLDEVRYHPAYHRFMALSAAAGYHAVAWEGGAHGHLSHAAMAYLASQVEPGHCCPLTMTYAGIPVLRGAGLWEAWSGLMARDYDPAPRPVGEKRGLTLGMAMTEKQGGSDVRANTTRAERDGEAWRLTGHKWFCSAPMSDGFLTLARTDRGLSCFLVPRWLEGGRNGIRLMRLKDKLGNRSNASAEIEYAGALAHPVGDEGDGVRTIVEMVHHTRLDTAIAPAGLMRAALREAHHWVTGRTAFQKRLIDQPLMRAVLADLALDWRGSLALGLHVAQAFDGDAPEDRAFARIGVALAKYLSNKLCPGVAVEAMEVLGGMGYVEDTPLPLLYREAPLNGIWEGSGNVICLDALRTLARVPLAAERLAAELDEGKGLDRAYDAALAAHRAQWPGPVPEAEARWFVERAALLLAASVLLREGTGDVAAAFVRTRLGGARGRLAGALPDWVDAGLFERGFAL is encoded by the coding sequence ATGACGCGGCCCGGGCCGCGCGCCGATCTGGGCACGCATCAGGTGGAGAACCAGCCGGGGGCGCCGGGCGACCGTGACCTCTGGGCCGACGACCCGGCGTTGCGCGCGACCTTCGCGCGGGCGGGGGCGGAGACCGGCGCGCTGGCCGCCTATGGCCGGGCGCTGGGGCGGGAAGAGATGCGCGAGGCCGGGCGGGAGGCGAACCGGCACGTGCCGGAGCTTGTGGGTTTCGATGCCGGGGGGCGGCGGCTGGACGAGGTGCGCTATCACCCCGCCTATCACCGGTTCATGGCGCTGTCGGCGGCGGCGGGCTATCACGCGGTGGCCTGGGAGGGCGGGGCGCACGGACACCTGAGCCATGCCGCGATGGCCTATCTCGCCAGCCAGGTGGAGCCCGGCCATTGCTGCCCGCTGACCATGACCTATGCCGGGATCCCGGTGCTGCGCGGCGCGGGGCTGTGGGAGGCGTGGTCGGGGCTGATGGCGCGGGACTACGACCCGGCGCCGCGGCCGGTGGGCGAGAAGCGCGGCCTGACGCTGGGCATGGCGATGACCGAGAAGCAGGGCGGCTCGGACGTGCGGGCGAACACGACGCGGGCGGAGCGGGACGGCGAGGCCTGGCGGCTGACCGGGCACAAGTGGTTCTGTTCGGCGCCGATGTCGGACGGGTTCCTGACGCTGGCGCGGACCGACCGGGGGCTGAGCTGTTTCCTGGTGCCGCGCTGGCTGGAGGGCGGGCGGAACGGCATCCGGCTGATGCGGCTGAAGGACAAGCTGGGCAACCGGTCGAACGCCTCGGCCGAGATCGAATATGCCGGCGCGCTGGCGCATCCGGTGGGGGACGAGGGCGACGGGGTGCGGACCATCGTCGAGATGGTGCATCACACGCGGCTCGATACCGCGATCGCGCCGGCGGGGCTGATGCGTGCCGCACTCCGCGAGGCGCATCACTGGGTGACGGGGCGGACGGCGTTCCAGAAGCGGCTGATCGACCAGCCGCTGATGCGGGCGGTTCTGGCGGACCTCGCGCTGGACTGGCGGGGGAGCCTGGCGCTGGGGCTGCATGTGGCGCAAGCCTTCGACGGGGATGCGCCCGAGGACCGGGCCTTTGCCCGGATCGGGGTGGCGCTGGCGAAGTACCTGTCGAACAAGCTCTGCCCGGGGGTCGCGGTCGAGGCGATGGAGGTGCTGGGCGGCATGGGCTATGTCGAGGACACGCCCCTGCCCCTGCTTTACCGCGAGGCGCCGCTGAACGGCATCTGGGAGGGGTCGGGGAATGTCATCTGCCTCGACGCGCTGCGCACGCTGGCGCGGGTGCCGCTGGCCGCCGAGCGGCTGGCGGCGGAGCTGGACGAAGGCAAAGGGCTGGACCGGGCGTACGACGCGGCGCTGGCGGCGCATCGGGCGCAATGGCCCGGCCCGGTACCCGAGGCCGAGGCGCGCTGGTTCGTGGAACGTGCGGCGCTGTTGCTGGCCGCCTCGGTCCTGCTGCGCGAGGGTACGGGCGATGTCGCCGCGGCGTTCGTGCGGACGCGGCTTGGCGGCGCGCGCGGGCGGCTGGCGGGCGCGCTGCCCGATTGGGTGGATGCGGGCCTGTTCGAGCGGGGTTTCGCGCTGTAG
- a CDS encoding aspartate aminotransferase family protein: MSQPETRLFYQSRRRRPMQDRAEGVYIWDVSGKRYLDGSSGAMVCNIGHSNPHVLAAMRAQMESATFGYRLHFETEPAERLAHMTAALAPDGLNRVFFVSGGSEAVESAVKLARQYALARGEAQRWKVISRFPAYHGATLGALALTGYAPMTAPFDPMMRQMPKIPAPRAYLDGLDPDDPATGAHYAHMLEDRILAEGPETVLGFIVEPIGGASTGALVPPAGYMQAIRAICDRYGVLLIHDEVISGGGRVGTFFAGDLWGVTPDILTLSKGFGGGYVPLGAVVAKDAIVEAVLDAGGFIHGFTYAGNPLACAAGIAVLEEIEARGMIANATRIGALLKTRLTALMTRYPFIGDVRGAGLLLAFELVSDRATMAPLPPGIRAYDDLVETAYANGLIIYARRTRGGHSGDHFLVAPPMIATETHVDEIMEKLTLTLDQFAGAHGL, translated from the coding sequence ATGTCCCAGCCCGAAACCCGGCTCTTCTACCAGTCCCGCCGCCGCCGACCCATGCAGGACCGCGCCGAGGGCGTCTATATCTGGGACGTCTCGGGCAAGCGCTATCTCGACGGCTCCTCGGGCGCGATGGTCTGCAATATCGGCCATTCCAACCCGCATGTGCTGGCCGCGATGCGCGCCCAGATGGAAAGCGCCACCTTCGGCTATCGCCTCCATTTCGAGACCGAACCGGCCGAGCGGCTGGCCCACATGACCGCCGCGCTGGCCCCCGACGGACTGAACCGCGTCTTCTTCGTCTCGGGCGGCTCCGAGGCGGTGGAAAGCGCGGTGAAGCTTGCCCGGCAATATGCGTTGGCCCGCGGCGAGGCGCAGCGCTGGAAGGTGATTTCCCGCTTCCCGGCCTATCACGGCGCGACGCTGGGGGCGCTGGCGCTGACCGGCTACGCGCCGATGACCGCGCCCTTCGACCCGATGATGCGGCAGATGCCGAAAATCCCCGCGCCGCGCGCCTATCTCGACGGGCTGGACCCGGACGACCCGGCCACCGGCGCGCATTACGCCCACATGCTGGAGGACCGCATCCTCGCCGAAGGCCCCGAGACGGTGCTGGGCTTCATCGTCGAGCCCATCGGCGGCGCGTCGACCGGCGCGCTGGTCCCGCCCGCGGGCTATATGCAGGCGATCCGCGCGATCTGCGACCGCTACGGCGTGCTCCTGATCCATGACGAGGTGATCTCGGGCGGCGGCCGCGTCGGCACTTTCTTCGCGGGCGATCTCTGGGGCGTGACGCCCGATATCCTGACGCTGTCCAAGGGGTTCGGCGGCGGTTACGTCCCCCTCGGCGCGGTGGTGGCAAAGGACGCCATCGTCGAGGCGGTGCTGGACGCGGGCGGCTTCATCCACGGTTTCACCTATGCCGGCAACCCGCTGGCCTGCGCCGCCGGCATCGCCGTGCTGGAGGAGATCGAGGCCCGGGGCATGATCGCCAACGCCACCCGCATCGGCGCCCTGCTCAAGACCCGCCTGACAGCGCTGATGACCCGCTACCCCTTCATCGGCGACGTCCGCGGCGCGGGGCTGCTGCTCGCCTTCGAACTGGTGTCCGACCGCGCCACGATGGCGCCGCTCCCGCCCGGGATCCGCGCCTATGACGACCTCGTGGAAACCGCCTATGCCAACGGGCTCATCATCTATGCCCGCCGCACAAGGGGCGGCCATTCGGGCGATCATTTCCTCGTCGCCCCCCCGATGATCGCCACCGAAACCCATGTGGACGAGATCATGGAGAAGCTCACCCTGACGCTCGACCAGTTCGCCGGGGCGCACGGGCTCTGA
- a CDS encoding type VI secretion system tube protein Hcp, translating into MALTGYMKIPDIDGESKAADHEDEIDLFDIQWEIEQDRAPGIGRRARGRADAAPVLVRKYYDASSPYLAKAVATGKAFDEIVVTLRKDSGDAHLDYLTLTLTDCRVVGYRMTGAEAMPVIEEEIEIGYDRLKIAYVVQAEDHSAGDEHEVEIDPAGVV; encoded by the coding sequence ATGGCGCTGACCGGATACATGAAAATCCCCGATATCGACGGCGAATCCAAAGCCGCCGATCACGAGGACGAGATCGACCTGTTCGACATCCAGTGGGAGATCGAGCAGGACCGGGCGCCGGGGATCGGCAGGCGGGCGCGCGGACGGGCCGATGCGGCCCCGGTGCTGGTGCGCAAGTATTACGACGCCTCCTCGCCCTATCTCGCCAAGGCGGTGGCGACAGGAAAGGCCTTCGACGAGATCGTCGTCACGCTGCGCAAGGACAGCGGCGACGCGCATCTCGACTATCTGACGCTGACGCTTACCGATTGCCGCGTGGTGGGCTACCGGATGACCGGCGCCGAGGCGATGCCGGTGATCGAGGAAGAAATCGAGATCGGGTATGACCGGCTGAAGATCGCCTATGTCGTGCAGGCCGAGGACCACAGCGCGGGCGATGAGCACGAGGTGGAAATCGACCCGGCGGGCGTGGTCTGA